One Phyllostomus discolor isolate MPI-MPIP mPhyDis1 chromosome 10, mPhyDis1.pri.v3, whole genome shotgun sequence genomic window carries:
- the FASTK gene encoding fas-activated serine/threonine kinase isoform X2 gives MRGGLGRETKPLVQGHAAGSPSPNSMLRVLLSAQASAARLSGLLLFPPVQPFCLGSSKWGDRPPGGAPHAAPVQGLQRLLEQARSPGELLRWLGQNPTKVRAHHYPVALRRLGQLLGSQPRPPPVEQATLQDLSQLIIRHCPSFDVHTIHTCLHLAVLLGFPSDGPLVCALQRERRLRLPPKPPPPLQPVLRGGQRLEAALSCPHFLQHPQQRLIRSLAEARPEELTPHVMVLLAQHLARHRLREPRLLEAIAHFLVVQEGQLNSKVVQKLVLPFGRLNYFPLEQQFMPCLERILAREAGVAPLATVNILMSLCQLQCLPFRALHFVFSPGFISHISGTPHALIVRRYLSLLDTAVELELPGYRGPRLPQRLQVPIFPQPLITDRARCKYSHKDIVAEGLRQLLGEERYRQDLTVPPGYCTDFLLCVSSSGAVLPVRTQDPFLPYPPRSCPQGQAASQPTTQDAAQRVVLMLRERWHFCRDSRVLLGSRALRERHLGLLGYQLLPLPFEELESQRGLPQLKSYLRQKLQALGLRWGPEGG, from the exons AT GCGAGGAGGCTTAGGCAGAGAGACGAAGCCACTggtccaaggtcacgcagctg GGTCTCCATCACCCAACTCCATGCTTCGAGTCCTGCTCTCTGCCCAGGCCTCTGCTGCGCGGCTGTCTGGCCTGCTGCTGTTCCCACCTGTGCAGCCCTTCTGTCTGGGGTCCAGCAAGTGGGGGGACCGGCCTCCCGGAGGAGCCCCCCATGCAGCTCCTGTGCAGGGGCTGCAGCGGCTTCTGGAGCAGGCGAGGAGCCCTGGGGAGCTGCTGCGCTGGCTGGGCCAGAACCCTACCAAGGTGCGCGCCCACCACTACCCAGTGGCACTCCGTCGTCTGGGCCAGCTCCTGGGGTCTCAGCCACGGCCCCCTCCTGTGGAGCAGGCCACGCTGCAGGACTTGAGTCAGCTCATCATCCGACACTGCCCCTCCTTTGACGTGCACACCATCCACACGTGTCTGCACCTCGCGGTCTTACTTG GCTTCCCGTCAGACGGGCCCCTGGTGTGTGCCCTGCAGCGGGAGCGAAGGCTCCGCCTCCCTCCGAAGCCGCCTCCCCCTCTGCAACCTGTCCTTCGAGGTGGGCAGAGGTTGGAAGCCGCTCTGAGCTGCCCCCACTTCCTGCAGCATCCTCAGCAGCGCCTCATCCGAAGCCTGGCAG AGGCCAGGCCAGAGGAACTGACGCCCCACGTGATGGTGCTcctggcccagcacctggcccGACACCGACTTCGGGAGCCCCGGCTTCTGGAAGCCATTGCCCACTTCCTGGTGGTCCAGGAAGGCCAGCTCAACAGCAAG GTGGTGCAGAAGTTGGTCCTGCCCTTCGGGCGGCTGAACTACTTCCCCCTGGAACAACAGTTTATGCCCTGCCTTGAAAGGATCCTGGCTCGGGAAGCAGGGGTGGCCCCCCTAGCCACTGTCAACATCCTGATGTCGCTGTGCCAGCTGCAGTGCCTGCCCTTCCGAGCCCTGCACTTTGTCTTTTCCCCGGGTTTCATCAGCCACATCAGTG GCACCCCTCACGCCCTGATTGTGCGGCGCTACCTCTCCCTGCTGGACACGGCCGTGGAGCTGGAGCTCCCAGGATACCGGGGTCCCCGCCTTCCCCAAAGGCTGCAAGTACCCATCTTCCCCCAGCCACTCATCACTGACCGTGCCCGCTGCAAGTACAG TCACAAGGATATAGTGGCGGAGGGGCTGCGCCagctgctgggggaggagagatACCGCCAGGACCTGACCGTGCCTCCAGGCTACTGCACAG ACTTCCTGCTGTGTGTCAGCAGCTCCGGTGCTGTGCTTCCCGTGAGGACCCAGGACCCTTTCCTACCCTACCCTCCCCggtcctgtccccagggccaggctgcctcTCAGCCCACCACCCAAGATGCTGCCCAAAG ggtGGTGCTGATGCTGCGTGAGCGCTGGCACTTCTGCCGGGACAGCAGGGTGCTGCTGGGCTCGCGGGCCCTGCGGGAACGGCACCTGGGCCTGCTGGGCTACCAGCTCCTGCCG CTGCCCTTTGAGGAACTGGAGTCCCAGAGAGGCCTGCCCCAGCTCAAGAGCTACCTGAGGCAGAAGCTCCAAGCCCTGGGTCTGCGTTGGGGGCCAGAAGGGGGCTGA
- the FASTK gene encoding fas-activated serine/threonine kinase isoform X1, with translation MRRPRGEPGLRAPRPTEGAICAGPGESWSPSPNSMLRVLLSAQASAARLSGLLLFPPVQPFCLGSSKWGDRPPGGAPHAAPVQGLQRLLEQARSPGELLRWLGQNPTKVRAHHYPVALRRLGQLLGSQPRPPPVEQATLQDLSQLIIRHCPSFDVHTIHTCLHLAVLLGFPSDGPLVCALQRERRLRLPPKPPPPLQPVLRGGQRLEAALSCPHFLQHPQQRLIRSLAEARPEELTPHVMVLLAQHLARHRLREPRLLEAIAHFLVVQEGQLNSKVVQKLVLPFGRLNYFPLEQQFMPCLERILAREAGVAPLATVNILMSLCQLQCLPFRALHFVFSPGFISHISGTPHALIVRRYLSLLDTAVELELPGYRGPRLPQRLQVPIFPQPLITDRARCKYSHKDIVAEGLRQLLGEERYRQDLTVPPGYCTDFLLCVSSSGAVLPVRTQDPFLPYPPRSCPQGQAASQPTTQDAAQRVVLMLRERWHFCRDSRVLLGSRALRERHLGLLGYQLLPLPFEELESQRGLPQLKSYLRQKLQALGLRWGPEGG, from the exons ATGAGGAGGCCGCGGGGGGAGCCCGGCCTCCGGGCCCCGAGACCGACTGAGGGAGCGATCTGCGCGGGGCCTGGGGAGTCAT GGTCTCCATCACCCAACTCCATGCTTCGAGTCCTGCTCTCTGCCCAGGCCTCTGCTGCGCGGCTGTCTGGCCTGCTGCTGTTCCCACCTGTGCAGCCCTTCTGTCTGGGGTCCAGCAAGTGGGGGGACCGGCCTCCCGGAGGAGCCCCCCATGCAGCTCCTGTGCAGGGGCTGCAGCGGCTTCTGGAGCAGGCGAGGAGCCCTGGGGAGCTGCTGCGCTGGCTGGGCCAGAACCCTACCAAGGTGCGCGCCCACCACTACCCAGTGGCACTCCGTCGTCTGGGCCAGCTCCTGGGGTCTCAGCCACGGCCCCCTCCTGTGGAGCAGGCCACGCTGCAGGACTTGAGTCAGCTCATCATCCGACACTGCCCCTCCTTTGACGTGCACACCATCCACACGTGTCTGCACCTCGCGGTCTTACTTG GCTTCCCGTCAGACGGGCCCCTGGTGTGTGCCCTGCAGCGGGAGCGAAGGCTCCGCCTCCCTCCGAAGCCGCCTCCCCCTCTGCAACCTGTCCTTCGAGGTGGGCAGAGGTTGGAAGCCGCTCTGAGCTGCCCCCACTTCCTGCAGCATCCTCAGCAGCGCCTCATCCGAAGCCTGGCAG AGGCCAGGCCAGAGGAACTGACGCCCCACGTGATGGTGCTcctggcccagcacctggcccGACACCGACTTCGGGAGCCCCGGCTTCTGGAAGCCATTGCCCACTTCCTGGTGGTCCAGGAAGGCCAGCTCAACAGCAAG GTGGTGCAGAAGTTGGTCCTGCCCTTCGGGCGGCTGAACTACTTCCCCCTGGAACAACAGTTTATGCCCTGCCTTGAAAGGATCCTGGCTCGGGAAGCAGGGGTGGCCCCCCTAGCCACTGTCAACATCCTGATGTCGCTGTGCCAGCTGCAGTGCCTGCCCTTCCGAGCCCTGCACTTTGTCTTTTCCCCGGGTTTCATCAGCCACATCAGTG GCACCCCTCACGCCCTGATTGTGCGGCGCTACCTCTCCCTGCTGGACACGGCCGTGGAGCTGGAGCTCCCAGGATACCGGGGTCCCCGCCTTCCCCAAAGGCTGCAAGTACCCATCTTCCCCCAGCCACTCATCACTGACCGTGCCCGCTGCAAGTACAG TCACAAGGATATAGTGGCGGAGGGGCTGCGCCagctgctgggggaggagagatACCGCCAGGACCTGACCGTGCCTCCAGGCTACTGCACAG ACTTCCTGCTGTGTGTCAGCAGCTCCGGTGCTGTGCTTCCCGTGAGGACCCAGGACCCTTTCCTACCCTACCCTCCCCggtcctgtccccagggccaggctgcctcTCAGCCCACCACCCAAGATGCTGCCCAAAG ggtGGTGCTGATGCTGCGTGAGCGCTGGCACTTCTGCCGGGACAGCAGGGTGCTGCTGGGCTCGCGGGCCCTGCGGGAACGGCACCTGGGCCTGCTGGGCTACCAGCTCCTGCCG CTGCCCTTTGAGGAACTGGAGTCCCAGAGAGGCCTGCCCCAGCTCAAGAGCTACCTGAGGCAGAAGCTCCAAGCCCTGGGTCTGCGTTGGGGGCCAGAAGGGGGCTGA
- the TMUB1 gene encoding transmembrane and ubiquitin-like domain-containing protein 1 isoform X1 — protein MWGKFGATKSQQPVPWAGAWVRGRRAPEPAELRELLAPASQPASPHGFFVPLQPSSAAGKAGAMALIEGVGDEVTVLFAVLACLLVLALAWVSTHTSEGADPLPQPSGTPTPVQPSEAMAVTESVRGEALEAETPSLRHRGQAAHPEPGTELPATPPPLDSTQEPLVLRLKFLNDSEQVARAWPHDTIGSLKRSQFPGREQQVRLIYQGQLLGDDAQTLGSLHLPPNCVLHCHVSTRVGPPHPPCPPGSEPGPSGLEIGSLLLPLLLLLLLLLWYCQIQYRPFFPLTATLGLAGFTLLLSLLAFAMYRP, from the exons ATGTGGGGCAAGTTTGGGGCAACTAAGAGTCAGCAGCCTGTGCCCTGGGCCGGGGCTTGGGTCAGGGGTCGGA GGGCTCCGGAGCCTGCTGAGCTCAGAGAGCTGTTGGCCCCTGCGAGCCAGCCCGCAAGCCCTCATGGGTTCTTTGTGCCTCTCCAGCCCAGTAGCGCGGCGGGCAAGGCAGGTGCCATGGCCCTGATTGAAGGGGTGGGTGATGAGGTGACCGTCCTTTTCGCGGTGCTTGCCtgccttctggtgctggctctcGCCTGGGTCTCCACGCACACTTCGGAGGGCGCCGACCCACTGCCCCAGCCGTCAGGGACCCCGACGCCAGTGCAGCCCAGTGAAGCCATGGCGGTCACCGAAAGCGTCAGAGGGGAGGCCCTAGAAGCCGAGACCCCCAGCCTGAGGCACAGGGGTCAGGCCGCGCACCCAGAACCTGGCACGGAGCTCCCAGCAACGCCGCCGCCCCTGGACTCCACCCAGGAGCCCCTAGTCCTCCGGCTGAAATTCCTCAACGACTCAGAGCAggtggccagggcctggccccacgACACCATTGGCTCCCTGAAAAG GAGCCAGTTTCCCGGCCGGGAGCAGCAAGTGCGGCTCATCTACCAAGGGCAGCTGCTGGGCGACGACGCCCAGACGCTGGGCAGCCTTCACCTCCCCCCCAACTGCGTTCTCCACTGCCACGTGTCCACGAGGGTCGGTCCCCCGCACCCGCCCTGCCCACCGGGGTCAGAGCCAGGCCCCTCCGGGCTGGAAATAGGCAGCCTGCTCCTACCCCTGCtgcttctcctgctgctgctgctctggtaCTGCCAGATTCAGTACCGGCCCTTCTTTCCCCTGACGGCCACTCTGGGTCTGGCCGGCTTCACCCTGCTCCTCAGTCTCCTGGCTTTTGCCATGTACCGTCCGTAG
- the TMUB1 gene encoding transmembrane and ubiquitin-like domain-containing protein 1 isoform X2, with amino-acid sequence MALIEGVGDEVTVLFAVLACLLVLALAWVSTHTSEGADPLPQPSGTPTPVQPSEAMAVTESVRGEALEAETPSLRHRGQAAHPEPGTELPATPPPLDSTQEPLVLRLKFLNDSEQVARAWPHDTIGSLKRSQFPGREQQVRLIYQGQLLGDDAQTLGSLHLPPNCVLHCHVSTRVGPPHPPCPPGSEPGPSGLEIGSLLLPLLLLLLLLLWYCQIQYRPFFPLTATLGLAGFTLLLSLLAFAMYRP; translated from the exons ATGGCCCTGATTGAAGGGGTGGGTGATGAGGTGACCGTCCTTTTCGCGGTGCTTGCCtgccttctggtgctggctctcGCCTGGGTCTCCACGCACACTTCGGAGGGCGCCGACCCACTGCCCCAGCCGTCAGGGACCCCGACGCCAGTGCAGCCCAGTGAAGCCATGGCGGTCACCGAAAGCGTCAGAGGGGAGGCCCTAGAAGCCGAGACCCCCAGCCTGAGGCACAGGGGTCAGGCCGCGCACCCAGAACCTGGCACGGAGCTCCCAGCAACGCCGCCGCCCCTGGACTCCACCCAGGAGCCCCTAGTCCTCCGGCTGAAATTCCTCAACGACTCAGAGCAggtggccagggcctggccccacgACACCATTGGCTCCCTGAAAAG GAGCCAGTTTCCCGGCCGGGAGCAGCAAGTGCGGCTCATCTACCAAGGGCAGCTGCTGGGCGACGACGCCCAGACGCTGGGCAGCCTTCACCTCCCCCCCAACTGCGTTCTCCACTGCCACGTGTCCACGAGGGTCGGTCCCCCGCACCCGCCCTGCCCACCGGGGTCAGAGCCAGGCCCCTCCGGGCTGGAAATAGGCAGCCTGCTCCTACCCCTGCtgcttctcctgctgctgctgctctggtaCTGCCAGATTCAGTACCGGCCCTTCTTTCCCCTGACGGCCACTCTGGGTCTGGCCGGCTTCACCCTGCTCCTCAGTCTCCTGGCTTTTGCCATGTACCGTCCGTAG